The Corynebacterium confusum genome has a window encoding:
- the ftsZ gene encoding cell division protein FtsZ, with protein sequence MSTPNNNLAEIKVVGVGGGGVNAVNRMIEEGLKGVEFVAINTDSQALIFSDADFKLDIGREATRGLGAGANPEVGRTSAEDNKSEIEDALNGADMVFVTAGEGGGTGTGAAPVVASIAKKQGALTVGVVTKPFKFEGARRTRQALEGIEQLREVCDTLIVIPNDRLLQLGDENLSMMEAFRAADEVLHNGVQGISNLILIPGMINVDFADVRSVMADAGSALMGVGSARGDNRVMTAAEQAINSPLLESTMEGAKGVLLSVAGGSDLGLQEVYEASSMVEEKADPDVNLIFGTIIDDNLGDEVRVTIIATGFDAEKNATDKPASEARPQQSQQRSGSLFENRDRATEPEPAEEPRGGYEPRHQLRHDEREGFSPRESERQRRAGDSRGDGGLFTTRERFEREAPREDYRPSYRDERDNRGDDDLDVPDFLR encoded by the coding sequence ATGAGCACACCGAACAACAATTTGGCGGAAATCAAGGTCGTCGGCGTCGGCGGCGGCGGCGTCAACGCCGTCAACCGCATGATCGAAGAAGGCCTCAAGGGCGTCGAGTTCGTGGCTATCAACACGGACTCCCAGGCGCTGATTTTCTCCGACGCTGACTTCAAGCTCGACATCGGCCGCGAGGCCACGCGCGGCCTGGGCGCCGGCGCCAACCCGGAGGTCGGCCGCACCTCCGCCGAGGACAACAAGTCCGAGATCGAGGACGCCCTCAACGGCGCCGACATGGTCTTCGTCACCGCCGGCGAAGGCGGCGGCACCGGCACCGGTGCCGCCCCGGTCGTGGCCTCCATCGCCAAGAAGCAAGGCGCGCTGACCGTCGGTGTTGTCACCAAGCCCTTCAAGTTCGAGGGCGCCCGCCGTACCCGCCAGGCCCTGGAAGGTATCGAGCAGCTCCGCGAGGTCTGTGACACCCTGATCGTCATCCCGAACGACCGCTTGCTGCAGCTGGGCGACGAGAACCTGTCCATGATGGAAGCCTTCCGCGCCGCCGATGAGGTCCTCCACAACGGTGTCCAGGGTATTTCCAACCTGATTCTGATCCCGGGCATGATCAACGTCGACTTTGCCGACGTGCGCTCCGTGATGGCCGACGCCGGCTCCGCCCTGATGGGCGTGGGCTCTGCTCGCGGCGACAACCGGGTCATGACCGCGGCCGAGCAGGCCATCAACTCCCCGCTGCTGGAGTCCACCATGGAAGGCGCCAAGGGCGTGCTGCTGTCCGTGGCCGGTGGCTCCGACCTGGGCTTGCAGGAGGTCTACGAGGCCTCCTCCATGGTCGAGGAGAAGGCCGACCCAGACGTCAACCTGATTTTCGGCACCATCATCGACGACAACCTGGGCGACGAGGTCCGCGTGACTATCATCGCTACCGGTTTCGACGCCGAGAAGAACGCCACGGATAAGCCGGCTAGCGAGGCCCGCCCGCAGCAGTCGCAGCAGCGTTCCGGTTCGCTGTTCGAAAACCGCGACCGTGCCACCGAGCCGGAGCCGGCCGAGGAGCCGCGCGGCGGCTACGAGCCGCGCCACCAGCTGCGCCACGACGAGCGTGAAGGCTTCAGCCCGCGCGAGTCGGAGCGGCAGCGCCGCGCCGGCGATTCCCGCGGAGACGGCGGTCTGTTCACCACCCGTGAGCGCTTCGAGCGCGAGGCCCCGCGCGAGGACTACCGCCCGAGCTACCGCGACGAGCGCGACAACCGCGGTGACGACGACTTGGACGTGCCGGACTTCTTGCGCTAA
- a CDS encoding cell division protein FtsQ/DivIB, which produces MRGKLVLSVAGALVAVVVIAAAVVWFFPVFKAQDFELNGASQVTEEEVREASGIAEGSNLMRLDAHAAAEGVATLPWVKSATVGRSLPGTVQVDITEREAVAFLREGDGTHLIDSAGKEFVVAEPPEGAVEIDSNQEAGLVDAVEILAALSQDQRAQVEKLSMDEKYSATLHLAEGRTVVWGANDDNADKARAFSAVLQMDGTHWNITNPELVTKRD; this is translated from the coding sequence ATGAGGGGCAAGCTAGTACTTTCGGTGGCAGGGGCGCTGGTAGCGGTGGTGGTCATAGCCGCCGCCGTGGTGTGGTTCTTTCCTGTGTTCAAGGCCCAGGATTTCGAGCTCAACGGGGCCAGTCAGGTCACGGAGGAAGAGGTCCGCGAGGCCTCGGGGATCGCCGAGGGCAGCAACCTGATGCGCCTGGACGCGCACGCGGCCGCCGAGGGCGTGGCCACGCTGCCGTGGGTCAAATCCGCGACGGTGGGCCGCTCCCTGCCCGGCACGGTGCAGGTGGACATCACGGAGCGGGAGGCCGTGGCCTTCCTGCGCGAGGGCGATGGCACGCACCTGATCGACTCGGCGGGCAAGGAGTTCGTCGTCGCCGAGCCGCCGGAAGGCGCCGTGGAGATCGATAGCAATCAGGAGGCCGGCTTGGTTGACGCCGTCGAGATCCTGGCGGCCCTGTCGCAGGACCAGCGCGCGCAGGTCGAAAAGCTCAGCATGGACGAGAAGTACTCGGCGACGTTGCACCTGGCGGAGGGGCGCACCGTCGTCTGGGGTGCGAATGACGACAACGCGGACAAGGCCCGCGCGTTTTCCGCCGTGCTGCAGATGGACGGTACCCATTGGAATATCACTAACCCCGAGTTGGTGACCAAGCGCGATTAG
- the mraY gene encoding phospho-N-acetylmuramoyl-pentapeptide-transferase: MTQIIVSGVISFIVAIFFTPWLIRYFSHAGKGQEIREDGPKSHLRKRGTPTMGGLAILAGIVVAYLTTGLYGVISGKGGFTVSGVLVLGLTLGLGGLGFADDFIKLFKARNLGLNKKAKLIGQLALALAFGFLALQFPDENGLTPASTKLSMFREIDTFDIAVGGAVIGTIVFLVFMYILIAAWSNAVNLTDGQDGLAAGTTAFVMGAYSLITFWQFRNACGADHAAGCYEVRDPLDLAILAAAGLGGCLGFLWWNAAPAKIFMGDTGSLALGGLVAGISVTTHTELLMIIIGSLFVVEAASVVIQVAVFKTTGKRFFRMAPIHHHFENGGWPETSVVIRFWLLAGMAAMLGVALFYADWLTAAGIGI; encoded by the coding sequence GTGACCCAAATTATTGTCTCCGGCGTAATTAGCTTTATCGTCGCGATTTTCTTCACCCCCTGGCTGATCCGGTATTTCTCCCACGCCGGCAAGGGGCAGGAGATCCGCGAAGACGGCCCCAAGTCGCACCTGCGCAAACGCGGGACCCCGACCATGGGCGGACTGGCGATCCTGGCCGGCATCGTCGTGGCCTACCTGACCACGGGCCTCTACGGGGTCATCTCCGGCAAGGGCGGATTCACGGTCTCCGGCGTCCTGGTCTTGGGCTTGACCCTTGGGCTCGGCGGGCTGGGCTTCGCGGATGACTTCATCAAGCTGTTCAAAGCCCGCAACCTGGGCCTGAACAAGAAGGCCAAGCTCATCGGGCAGCTCGCGCTGGCCCTGGCCTTCGGCTTCCTGGCGCTGCAGTTCCCGGACGAGAACGGGTTGACCCCGGCGTCGACGAAGCTATCGATGTTCCGGGAGATCGACACCTTCGATATCGCCGTCGGCGGCGCCGTCATTGGCACCATCGTCTTTTTGGTGTTCATGTATATCCTCATTGCGGCCTGGTCGAACGCGGTAAACCTCACCGACGGCCAGGATGGGCTGGCGGCCGGCACGACCGCCTTCGTGATGGGCGCCTACAGCCTGATTACCTTCTGGCAGTTCCGCAACGCCTGCGGCGCCGACCACGCCGCCGGCTGCTACGAGGTCCGCGACCCGCTGGACCTGGCCATCCTGGCTGCGGCCGGGCTGGGCGGCTGCCTGGGCTTTCTGTGGTGGAACGCCGCCCCGGCCAAGATCTTCATGGGGGACACGGGCTCCCTGGCGCTCGGCGGCTTGGTCGCGGGCATCTCCGTGACCACCCACACCGAGCTGCTGATGATCATCATCGGCTCCCTGTTCGTGGTGGAGGCGGCCTCCGTGGTCATCCAGGTCGCCGTCTTCAAGACCACCGGCAAGCGCTTTTTCCGCATGGCGCCCATCCACCACCACTTCGAAAACGGCGGCTGGCCGGAGACCTCCGTGGTCATCCGCTTCTGGCTGCTGGCCGGCATGGCCGCCATGCTGGGCGTGGCCCTGTTCTACGCGGACTGGCTGACCGCCGCGGGCATCGGAATCTAG
- a CDS encoding FtsW/RodA/SpoVE family cell cycle protein: MTSTTQKSAKPGQRVANFLERRHEQMNKWPGLDYLMLRIIIFLLVGIGVTMVFSSSMAESLVESGLVWGQALRQSAMVLVGLLAFWVALKIPPRAMRWAIPWILLLSIVLLILVLIPGVGTGRAEVGSQSWIILGPISLQPSELARVAIGLFGASALANKQHRPKDLLDPFMVYSAIAGLMFLLIILQGDLGMAMSFAVVVVFTLFFAGVDWRVVASIIGLAVAGVIFVFLSGGFRSHRFHTYFDALVGNIQDTQGTGFQAYQGFLSLADGGVAGVGIGQSRAKWFYLPEAKNDFIFAVVGEELGLWGGALVIVLFALLGFFGIRTALRAQNQFHALMAATLTTGVVAQAYFNIGYVVGLLPVTGIQLPMISAGGTAAIITIGSMGLLCNVARHEPEAVSAMRNYGRPLFDRLFFIAEPEPADAAPRGGRRRADGSGAPWDRRPEHPGASPQRRGSARRQQQREERFGSPVTGRTRPVRSTPRGQDSTGRGGDRNPRRRW; this comes from the coding sequence ATGACCTCCACAACGCAGAAGTCAGCCAAGCCCGGGCAGCGGGTGGCCAATTTCCTCGAGCGTCGCCACGAGCAGATGAACAAGTGGCCGGGGCTGGACTATCTGATGTTGCGGATCATCATCTTCCTGCTCGTCGGCATCGGCGTGACGATGGTCTTTTCTTCCTCCATGGCCGAGTCCCTCGTGGAATCCGGACTGGTCTGGGGCCAGGCGCTGCGCCAGTCCGCGATGGTCCTGGTCGGCCTGCTGGCGTTCTGGGTGGCGCTGAAGATCCCGCCGCGCGCCATGCGCTGGGCCATCCCGTGGATCCTTTTGCTGTCCATCGTGTTGCTGATCCTGGTGCTCATCCCGGGGGTGGGTACCGGCCGCGCGGAGGTCGGCTCCCAGTCGTGGATCATCTTGGGTCCCATTTCCCTGCAGCCCTCGGAGCTGGCGCGCGTAGCCATCGGCCTGTTCGGCGCCTCGGCGCTGGCCAATAAGCAGCACCGCCCGAAGGACCTGTTGGATCCGTTTATGGTCTACTCCGCCATCGCGGGCCTGATGTTTCTGCTGATTATCCTCCAGGGCGACCTGGGCATGGCCATGTCCTTCGCCGTGGTGGTCGTGTTTACCCTGTTCTTCGCCGGCGTGGACTGGCGCGTGGTCGCCTCCATTATCGGGCTGGCCGTGGCGGGTGTGATCTTCGTCTTCCTGTCGGGCGGTTTCCGCTCGCACCGTTTCCACACCTACTTCGACGCGCTGGTGGGCAACATCCAGGACACCCAGGGCACCGGCTTCCAGGCCTACCAGGGCTTCCTCTCGCTGGCCGACGGCGGCGTCGCGGGCGTGGGCATCGGCCAGTCCCGCGCCAAGTGGTTCTACCTGCCGGAGGCGAAAAACGACTTCATCTTCGCCGTGGTGGGCGAGGAGCTCGGCCTGTGGGGCGGTGCGCTGGTCATCGTGCTTTTCGCCCTGCTGGGATTCTTTGGTATCCGCACCGCCCTGCGCGCGCAGAACCAGTTCCACGCCCTCATGGCGGCGACCCTGACCACCGGCGTGGTGGCCCAAGCCTACTTCAACATCGGCTACGTCGTCGGCCTGCTGCCGGTGACCGGCATCCAGCTGCCGATGATCTCGGCCGGCGGTACCGCGGCGATCATCACCATCGGCTCCATGGGCCTGTTGTGCAACGTGGCCCGGCATGAGCCGGAGGCGGTCTCGGCGATGCGCAACTACGGGCGTCCGCTCTTCGACCGTCTGTTCTTCATCGCGGAGCCGGAGCCGGCCGATGCCGCCCCGCGCGGCGGCCGTCGCCGCGCCGACGGTTCGGGCGCGCCCTGGGACCGCCGCCCCGAGCACCCGGGTGCTAGCCCCCAAAGGCGGGGAAGTGCCCGCAGACAGCAGCAGCGCGAGGAGCGTTTCGGCTCCCCGGTGACCGGGCGGACCCGCCCGGTGCGCTCCACGCCGCGCGGGCAGGATTCCACCGGGCGCGGCGGGGACAGGAACCCGCGCCGGCGCTGGTAG
- the murD gene encoding UDP-N-acetylmuramoyl-L-alanine--D-glutamate ligase, translating to MTLHTARSLPADLAQACRVLVAGAGVSGRGCARVLDRLNFAVTIVDDNPQARETALDDCGARAAGLSTEQATAIAGDGQIDLVVTSPGWRPDSPLLEAYRAAGVEVIGDVELAYRLDAAGTFGPARQWLVITGTNGKTTTTGMLAAIMQADGARTGRRAVPVGNIGVSVFDAIQDNDRVDVLVAELSSFQLHWASQLRPDVGVLLNLAEDHLDWHGSFDNYAADKAKVMHGGIAIAGADDAHVMELVSRARQAGDLAPQVYSFTSQTPQAGQVGVEGGRIIARLDGEDHDLVSADGVEPAGLAGVLDACAAAAAGLAAGASREAVEAGLAAYHVAGHRGAVVHRHGGVSFIDNSKATNPHAADAALEGLDRVIWLAGGQLKGADVSELVSTHADQLKAAVVLGQDRGLVARALQGHAPQVPVTVLDQQDPQAAMDAAVAAAWQHAEAGDTVLLAPAAASLDMYTGMAQRGDFFAAAARTVTEQSDHRPTPDDGEDNEEKPAR from the coding sequence ATGACTTTGCACACGGCGCGTAGTCTGCCCGCGGACCTGGCCCAGGCCTGCCGGGTGCTGGTAGCGGGCGCGGGCGTATCCGGGCGGGGGTGTGCCCGGGTCCTGGACCGCCTGAACTTCGCGGTCACGATCGTCGACGACAACCCGCAGGCGCGGGAGACCGCGCTGGACGATTGCGGGGCGCGCGCGGCCGGGCTCAGCACCGAGCAGGCCACGGCCATCGCCGGCGACGGACAAATCGACCTGGTGGTAACCTCCCCGGGCTGGCGCCCGGACTCGCCGCTGCTGGAGGCCTACCGGGCTGCCGGCGTCGAGGTCATCGGTGACGTCGAGCTGGCCTACCGCTTGGACGCGGCCGGCACCTTCGGGCCGGCCCGCCAGTGGCTGGTCATCACCGGCACCAACGGCAAGACCACGACCACCGGCATGCTGGCGGCTATCATGCAAGCGGATGGTGCCCGCACCGGCCGCCGCGCGGTGCCGGTGGGCAACATCGGGGTCTCCGTCTTCGACGCCATCCAGGACAACGATCGCGTCGACGTGCTGGTCGCTGAGCTGTCCTCCTTCCAGCTGCACTGGGCCAGCCAGCTGCGCCCGGACGTGGGCGTGCTGCTGAACCTGGCCGAGGACCACCTGGACTGGCACGGCAGCTTCGACAACTACGCCGCCGACAAAGCCAAGGTCATGCACGGCGGTATCGCCATCGCCGGCGCGGACGACGCGCACGTGATGGAACTGGTCTCTCGGGCCCGCCAAGCCGGGGACCTGGCGCCGCAGGTCTATTCCTTTACCTCCCAGACCCCGCAGGCCGGGCAGGTCGGCGTGGAAGGCGGGCGGATTATCGCCCGCCTAGACGGCGAGGACCACGACTTGGTCTCTGCCGATGGGGTAGAGCCGGCCGGTCTGGCCGGCGTCTTGGACGCGTGTGCTGCCGCCGCGGCCGGTCTGGCCGCCGGAGCGAGCCGCGAGGCCGTCGAGGCGGGCCTGGCGGCCTACCACGTCGCCGGCCACCGAGGCGCGGTCGTCCACCGCCACGGTGGGGTCAGCTTCATCGACAACTCCAAGGCCACCAACCCGCACGCCGCCGACGCCGCCCTGGAGGGCCTCGACCGGGTCATTTGGCTGGCCGGCGGGCAGCTCAAGGGCGCCGACGTCAGCGAGCTGGTTTCCACCCACGCTGACCAGCTCAAAGCCGCGGTCGTGCTGGGCCAGGACCGGGGGCTGGTGGCGCGGGCGCTCCAGGGCCACGCCCCACAGGTTCCCGTCACCGTCCTCGACCAGCAGGACCCGCAGGCGGCCATGGATGCCGCGGTGGCTGCGGCCTGGCAACACGCCGAGGCGGGGGATACCGTACTTTTGGCCCCGGCTGCGGCATCGTTAGACATGTACACCGGGATGGCACAGCGCGGCGATTTCTTCGCCGCGGCGGCGCGTACCGTCACGGAACAATCGGATCACCGTCCCACGCCGGATGACGGAGAAGATAACGAGGAGAAGCCAGCGCGATGA
- the murC gene encoding UDP-N-acetylmuramate--L-alanine ligase, which translates to MSGLARILLARGSAVSGSDQKESTAVEVLRTLGAKISVGHAAENLRLSGAEPTAVVTSFAAIPQDNPELVAAREAGIPVIRRSDLLGELMEGYTQVLLAGTHGKTSTTSMTVNALQQAGEDPSFAIGGQLNRAGTNAHHGTGKAFVAEADESDASLLRYRPDVAVVTNIEPDHLDFFGTPEAYFQVFEDFADRITPTGHLVVCLEDEHAAQMGQRAAQRGIDVLGYGTPAAVERSPEILAGAVISTEEATAEGTRVTVHLDVAGHSVGLDYLLQVPGHHMVLNSAAALVAGTLAGADPHKLADGLSDFTGVRRRFEHRGTVEAGLKGQEPVEVFDDYAHHPTEVAAVLRAARERVEATTRAGRVVVCFQPHLYSRTMKFQQEFADALSLADVAVVLDIYGAREQPVEGITSRIITDKIPAGTEVFYEPDFSAAAASVVAAVQPGDLVLTMGAGSVTLVAAEILAGLEQRFR; encoded by the coding sequence ATGTCCGGCCTGGCCCGGATCCTCCTGGCCCGGGGCAGCGCCGTATCCGGCTCGGACCAGAAGGAATCCACCGCCGTGGAGGTCCTGCGCACCCTCGGTGCGAAAATCTCGGTCGGCCACGCGGCGGAGAACCTGCGGCTTTCCGGCGCTGAGCCGACCGCCGTGGTCACCTCCTTCGCCGCTATCCCGCAGGACAACCCGGAGCTGGTCGCCGCGCGGGAGGCCGGTATCCCGGTCATCCGCCGCTCCGATCTGCTGGGCGAGCTCATGGAGGGCTACACCCAGGTGCTGCTGGCCGGCACCCACGGCAAGACTTCGACGACCTCGATGACGGTCAACGCGCTACAGCAGGCCGGGGAGGACCCGTCCTTCGCCATCGGCGGCCAACTCAACCGGGCCGGTACAAACGCGCACCACGGCACCGGCAAGGCCTTCGTGGCCGAAGCCGACGAGTCGGACGCGTCCCTCCTGCGCTACCGCCCGGACGTGGCGGTGGTGACCAATATCGAGCCCGATCACCTCGACTTCTTCGGCACCCCGGAGGCCTATTTCCAGGTCTTCGAGGACTTCGCCGACCGGATCACCCCGACCGGGCACCTGGTGGTCTGCCTGGAGGACGAGCACGCGGCCCAGATGGGGCAGCGCGCCGCCCAGCGCGGCATCGACGTGCTGGGTTACGGCACCCCCGCTGCGGTGGAGCGCTCCCCGGAGATCCTCGCCGGCGCGGTGATTTCTACCGAGGAGGCCACGGCGGAGGGCACCCGCGTGACCGTCCATCTGGACGTGGCGGGGCACTCGGTGGGCCTGGACTACCTGCTGCAGGTCCCCGGGCACCACATGGTGCTCAACTCGGCGGCGGCCTTGGTGGCCGGCACGCTGGCGGGCGCGGACCCGCACAAGCTGGCCGACGGGCTCAGCGACTTCACGGGCGTGCGCCGGCGCTTCGAGCACCGCGGGACCGTCGAGGCGGGGCTTAAGGGCCAGGAGCCGGTCGAGGTCTTCGACGACTACGCGCACCACCCGACGGAGGTCGCCGCGGTCCTGCGCGCCGCCCGCGAGCGGGTGGAAGCTACCACCCGCGCCGGCCGCGTGGTGGTCTGCTTCCAGCCGCACCTGTACTCGCGCACCATGAAATTCCAGCAGGAATTCGCCGACGCGCTGAGCCTGGCGGACGTGGCGGTGGTGCTGGACATCTACGGCGCCCGCGAGCAACCGGTGGAAGGGATCACCTCCCGGATTATCACCGACAAGATCCCCGCGGGCACCGAGGTCTTCTACGAGCCGGACTTTTCCGCGGCGGCGGCCAGCGTGGTCGCAGCCGTGCAGCCGGGCGACTTGGTGCTGACCATGGGCGCTGGCTCGGTCACCCTGGTGGCCGCGGAGATCCTGGCTGGGCTGGAGCAGCGTTTCCGATGA
- a CDS encoding UDP-N-acetylmuramoyl-tripeptide--D-alanyl-D-alanine ligase produces the protein MIELTLKEIAEITGGYLDEVDDPQAQVTSFVEFDSRKITPGGLFLALPGARVDGHDYARAAVDQGAVAVLAARPVGVPAIVVEPTGRVEGDGANADIYAHDADGSAAAVVRALSTLARAVTRRLADHGNLTIVGVTGSAGKTSTKDLMAAIFHCAGETVAPPGSFNNEVGHPYTALRCDWQTKYLVAEMSARGIGHIRNLADIARPTIGAVLNVGSAHLGEFGSRENIAQAKGELVEALPAANDGGVAVLNADDSFVAAMAKRTEAKVVYYSAANPPAPEADYTATDVELDDVARAAFTLHSPNAAPQRIKLQVFGVHQVSNALAAAASAIESGIPAEKVAAALSGHRNASANRMDVYSRPDGVTIINDSYNANPDSMRAAIAALGYTTAARPDARAIAVLGEMGELGAEAEHAHQQLGAELAKYNVDRLIIVGDSPACRALAAAAADRGITTTVGADHAQAAQLVEETLRTPPAAVEQWSQRAAKDVVLIKASNAQQLWRVAATLKGEG, from the coding sequence ATGATTGAGCTAACGCTAAAAGAGATAGCCGAGATAACCGGCGGCTACCTGGACGAGGTCGATGACCCGCAGGCTCAGGTCACCAGCTTCGTCGAATTCGATTCGCGCAAGATCACCCCGGGCGGGCTGTTTTTGGCCCTGCCCGGCGCCCGCGTCGACGGGCACGACTACGCCCGCGCGGCCGTCGATCAGGGGGCGGTGGCCGTGCTGGCCGCCCGCCCCGTGGGCGTTCCGGCGATCGTCGTCGAACCCACCGGCCGCGTCGAGGGCGACGGCGCCAACGCCGATATCTACGCCCACGACGCCGACGGATCTGCCGCCGCCGTCGTCCGCGCACTCTCGACCCTGGCTCGGGCGGTCACCCGCCGGCTGGCCGACCACGGCAACCTGACCATCGTCGGAGTGACCGGCTCGGCCGGCAAGACCTCGACCAAGGACCTGATGGCGGCGATCTTCCACTGCGCGGGCGAGACCGTCGCCCCGCCCGGCTCCTTCAACAACGAGGTCGGACACCCCTACACCGCGCTGCGGTGCGACTGGCAGACCAAGTACCTGGTCGCGGAGATGTCGGCGCGCGGCATCGGCCACATCCGCAACCTGGCCGACATCGCCCGCCCGACCATCGGGGCGGTACTCAACGTTGGCTCGGCCCACCTGGGCGAGTTCGGCTCCCGCGAAAACATCGCCCAGGCCAAGGGCGAACTCGTCGAGGCCCTGCCGGCCGCAAACGACGGCGGGGTAGCGGTGCTCAACGCCGACGACTCCTTCGTCGCCGCCATGGCCAAGCGCACCGAGGCCAAGGTCGTCTACTATTCCGCGGCCAACCCGCCGGCGCCGGAGGCTGACTACACCGCCACCGACGTCGAGCTCGACGATGTCGCGCGCGCCGCGTTTACCCTCCACTCGCCGAACGCCGCCCCGCAGCGCATCAAGCTGCAGGTCTTCGGCGTCCACCAGGTCTCCAACGCCCTGGCGGCGGCCGCCTCGGCCATCGAGTCGGGGATCCCGGCGGAGAAGGTCGCCGCGGCGCTGAGCGGGCACCGGAACGCCTCCGCGAACCGGATGGATGTCTACAGCCGCCCGGACGGGGTCACCATCATCAACGACTCCTACAACGCCAACCCGGACTCCATGCGCGCGGCCATCGCGGCGCTGGGGTACACCACCGCGGCGCGCCCAGACGCCCGGGCGATCGCGGTCTTGGGCGAGATGGGCGAGCTGGGCGCGGAAGCCGAACACGCCCACCAGCAGCTGGGCGCGGAGCTGGCGAAGTACAACGTGGACCGGCTGATCATCGTCGGTGATTCCCCGGCCTGCCGGGCGCTGGCCGCCGCGGCCGCCGACCGCGGGATCACCACGACCGTCGGGGCGGACCACGCGCAGGCCGCCCAGCTGGTCGAGGAAACCCTGCGGACCCCGCCCGCTGCGGTGGAGCAATGGTCGCAGCGCGCAGCGAAAGACGTGGTGCTCATCAAGGCCTCGAACGCCCAACAGCTGTGGCGGGTAGCCGCAACCTTAAAGGGCGAGGGCTAG
- the murG gene encoding undecaprenyldiphospho-muramoylpentapeptide beta-N-acetylglucosaminyltransferase — protein sequence MNSKPLSVVVAGGGTAGHIEPALAVAAVLQRDYGARITALGTQKGLESDLIPARGVDLEMITPVPIPRKLSLDLLKLPYRLVRSVLEARKVLKKVDADAVFGTGGYVAAPAYLAAASHHLPFYVLETNALAGLANKLGVKLGGIGFNAQPNSGMPGEQVGIPVRPELGNDPEAAARGRELWGLREGIPTILVTGGSQGAASINRAVAEVKSSWSGEFQVLHAVGKKNVLPESSEGYVPVPYIDDMSAALAVADLAVCRSGAMTVAEVSAAGVPVIYVPLPHGNGEQALNSKDVVAAGAAVQVPDAELDGARLDREIRTILGDEERLQAMRTAVADSAAGGAAQRLADHIATAIREAKEES from the coding sequence ATGAATTCAAAGCCTTTATCCGTCGTCGTCGCTGGTGGCGGCACTGCCGGACACATTGAGCCGGCCCTGGCTGTGGCCGCTGTCCTGCAGCGCGATTACGGCGCCCGTATTACCGCTCTGGGCACCCAGAAGGGGCTGGAGAGCGATCTCATTCCCGCCCGCGGGGTCGATCTGGAGATGATCACCCCGGTCCCGATCCCGCGCAAGCTCAGCCTGGACTTGCTGAAGCTGCCGTACCGCCTGGTGCGTTCCGTGCTGGAAGCTCGCAAGGTTCTCAAGAAGGTGGACGCGGATGCCGTCTTCGGCACCGGCGGCTACGTCGCCGCGCCGGCCTACCTGGCCGCGGCCAGCCACCACCTGCCCTTCTACGTTTTGGAGACCAATGCGCTGGCGGGCCTGGCCAATAAGCTGGGCGTCAAGCTAGGCGGCATCGGCTTCAACGCCCAACCGAATTCGGGCATGCCGGGCGAGCAGGTCGGCATTCCGGTGCGACCGGAACTGGGCAACGATCCGGAGGCCGCCGCCCGCGGGCGCGAGCTCTGGGGCCTGCGCGAGGGTATTCCCACTATCCTGGTCACCGGCGGCTCCCAGGGCGCGGCCAGCATTAACCGCGCCGTGGCCGAGGTGAAGTCCTCCTGGTCCGGGGAGTTCCAGGTCCTGCACGCCGTCGGCAAGAAGAACGTGCTGCCCGAGTCGAGCGAGGGCTATGTGCCGGTGCCGTACATCGACGACATGTCCGCGGCCCTGGCGGTGGCGGATCTGGCGGTCTGCCGCTCCGGGGCAATGACGGTCGCGGAGGTTTCCGCCGCCGGCGTGCCCGTCATCTACGTGCCGCTGCCACACGGCAACGGCGAGCAGGCCCTCAACTCGAAGGACGTGGTGGCCGCCGGCGCGGCCGTCCAGGTTCCCGATGCCGAGCTAGACGGCGCCCGCCTCGACCGCGAGATCCGCACCATCCTGGGCGACGAGGAGCGCCTCCAGGCCATGCGCACGGCGGTCGCCGACAGCGCGGCCGGCGGCGCAGCCCAGCGCCTAGCCGACCACATCGCTACCGCTATCCGAGAAGCCAAGGAGGAATCCTAG